Proteins encoded by one window of Capra hircus breed San Clemente chromosome 8, ASM170441v1, whole genome shotgun sequence:
- the POLR3D gene encoding DNA-directed RNA polymerase III subunit RPC4 isoform X1 encodes MSEGNAAGEPSAPGGPRPLLSGARGLIGRRPAPPLTPGRLPSIRSRDLTLGGVKKKTFTPNIISRKIKEEPKEEVTIKKEKRERDRDRQREGHGRGRGRPEVIQSHSIFEQGPAEMMKKKGNWDKTVDMSDVGPSHIINIKKEKRETDEETKQILRMLEKDDFIDDPGLRNDIRNMPVQLPLAHSGWLFKEENEEADVKARLAGPKEEDIEVDMPAVKVKEEPRDEDEEAKMKAPLSAARKIPGLPKDVSVAELLRELSLTQEEELLFLQLPDSLPGQPPTQDVKPVKTEVQSEDGQMVVIKQEKDRVCSSEARLAENTCTLADLTEGQVGKLLIRKSGKVQLLLGKVTLDVTMGTTCSFLQELVSVGLGDSRTGDMTVLGHIKHKLVCSPNFESLLDHKHR; translated from the exons ATGTCGGAAGGAAACGCCGCGGGCGAGCCCAGCGCTCCGGGAGGGCCCCGACCCCTCCTTTCTGGGGCGCGGGGGCTTATTGGGCGAAGGCCGGCACCTCCCCTCACCCCGGGCCGCCTTCCCTCCATCCGCTCCAGGGACCTTACCCTCGGGGGAGTCAAGAAG AAAACCTTCACCCCAAATATCATCAGTCGGAAGATCAAGGAAGA GCCCAAGGAAGAAGTAACCATCAAGAAAGAGAAGCGTGAAAGGGACAGAGATCGACAGCGAGAGGGCCATGGACGGGGCCGGGGGCGCCCAGAAGTGATCCAGTCCCACTCCATCTTCGAGCAGGGCCCTGCCGAAATGATGAAGAAAAAGG GGAACTGGGATAAGACCGTGGATATGTCAGACGTGGGGCCCTCTCACATCATCAACatcaaaaaggagaagagggagacagatgaagaaacaaaacagatCCTGCGCATGCTGGAGAAGGATGAT TTCATTGATGACCCTGGGCTTAGGAATGATATTCGAAATATGCCTGTGCAACTGCCGCTGGCTCACTCGGGCTGGCTTTTTAAGGAAGAGAATGAGGAAGCAGATGTGAAAGCACGGCTGGCTGGCCCCAAGGAAGAGGATATAGAGGTGGACATGCCTGCTGTGAAAG TAAAAGAGGAGCCCCGAGATGAGGATGAGGAGGCCAAGATGAAGGCTCCTCTCAGTGCAGCCAGGAAGATCCCGGGCCTCCCGAAGGACGTGTCTGTGGCGGAGCTGCTCAGGGAGCTGAGCCTCACGCAGGAGGAAGAGCTGCTGTTCCTGCAGCTGCCAGACTCACTCCCCGGCCAGCCACCCACTCAGGACGTCAAGCCCGTCAAGACGGAGGTGCAGAGCGAGGATGGACAGATGGTGGTTATAAAGCAAGAGAAAGACCGGGTATGCTCATCA GAAGCCAGGCTGGCAGAGAACACTTGTACCCTGGCTGACCTGACGGAGGGACAGGTTGGCAAGCTGCTCATCCGCAAGTCGGGGAAGGTGCAGCTCCTCCTCGGCAAGGTGACTCTGGACGTGACGATGGGGACCACTTGCTCTTTCCTGCAG GAGCTGGTGTCCGTGGGCCTTGGAGACAGCAGGACAGGCGACATGACAGTCCTGGGACACATAAAGCACAAACTCGTCTGTTCTCCCAACTTCGAATCCCTGTTGGATCACAAACACCGGTAA
- the POLR3D gene encoding DNA-directed RNA polymerase III subunit RPC4 isoform X2, which translates to MSEGNAAGEPSAPGGPRPLLSGARGLIGRRPAPPLTPGRLPSIRSRDLTLGGVKKKTFTPNIISRKIKEEPKEEVTIKKEKRERDRDRQREGHGRGRGRPEVIQSHSIFEQGPAEMMKKKGNWDKTVDMSDVGPSHIINIKKEKRETDEETKQILRMLEKDDFIDDPGLRNDIRNMPVQLPLAHSGWLFKEENEEADVKARLAGPKEEDIEVDMPAVKVKEEPRDEDEEAKMKAPLSAARKIPGLPKDVSVAELLRELSLTQEEELLFLQLPDSLPGQPPTQDVKPVKTEVQSEDGQMVVIKQEKDREARLAENTCTLADLTEGQVGKLLIRKSGKVQLLLGKVTLDVTMGTTCSFLQELVSVGLGDSRTGDMTVLGHIKHKLVCSPNFESLLDHKHR; encoded by the exons ATGTCGGAAGGAAACGCCGCGGGCGAGCCCAGCGCTCCGGGAGGGCCCCGACCCCTCCTTTCTGGGGCGCGGGGGCTTATTGGGCGAAGGCCGGCACCTCCCCTCACCCCGGGCCGCCTTCCCTCCATCCGCTCCAGGGACCTTACCCTCGGGGGAGTCAAGAAG AAAACCTTCACCCCAAATATCATCAGTCGGAAGATCAAGGAAGA GCCCAAGGAAGAAGTAACCATCAAGAAAGAGAAGCGTGAAAGGGACAGAGATCGACAGCGAGAGGGCCATGGACGGGGCCGGGGGCGCCCAGAAGTGATCCAGTCCCACTCCATCTTCGAGCAGGGCCCTGCCGAAATGATGAAGAAAAAGG GGAACTGGGATAAGACCGTGGATATGTCAGACGTGGGGCCCTCTCACATCATCAACatcaaaaaggagaagagggagacagatgaagaaacaaaacagatCCTGCGCATGCTGGAGAAGGATGAT TTCATTGATGACCCTGGGCTTAGGAATGATATTCGAAATATGCCTGTGCAACTGCCGCTGGCTCACTCGGGCTGGCTTTTTAAGGAAGAGAATGAGGAAGCAGATGTGAAAGCACGGCTGGCTGGCCCCAAGGAAGAGGATATAGAGGTGGACATGCCTGCTGTGAAAG TAAAAGAGGAGCCCCGAGATGAGGATGAGGAGGCCAAGATGAAGGCTCCTCTCAGTGCAGCCAGGAAGATCCCGGGCCTCCCGAAGGACGTGTCTGTGGCGGAGCTGCTCAGGGAGCTGAGCCTCACGCAGGAGGAAGAGCTGCTGTTCCTGCAGCTGCCAGACTCACTCCCCGGCCAGCCACCCACTCAGGACGTCAAGCCCGTCAAGACGGAGGTGCAGAGCGAGGATGGACAGATGGTGGTTATAAAGCAAGAGAAAGACCGG GAAGCCAGGCTGGCAGAGAACACTTGTACCCTGGCTGACCTGACGGAGGGACAGGTTGGCAAGCTGCTCATCCGCAAGTCGGGGAAGGTGCAGCTCCTCCTCGGCAAGGTGACTCTGGACGTGACGATGGGGACCACTTGCTCTTTCCTGCAG GAGCTGGTGTCCGTGGGCCTTGGAGACAGCAGGACAGGCGACATGACAGTCCTGGGACACATAAAGCACAAACTCGTCTGTTCTCCCAACTTCGAATCCCTGTTGGATCACAAACACCGGTAA